Within Candidatus Anoxymicrobium japonicum, the genomic segment CAAAACAACCTTCGAGGGGATGGCCAGAACGTCGGTCGAAGGCTATTTCCACTCCATCTCCATCCTGCGCGCGCCGATGCGCCGGCAGCTGTTTAGCGACGAATTCAAAGCTGAACTGGGCGGCTACGACGCCAGCGAAGTGTTCCGGGAACATGCCGCCAAAGCCAACACCGACGACCCGCTGGCCCTGATTCAATACCTTGACCTGAAGACCTACCTCGTCGGCGACATCAACACCAAGGTCGACCGGGCCAGCATGGCGCATTCGCTGGAGGTCCGCGAACCACTGATGGATCACAAACTGGTCGAATGGCTGGCCACCCTGCGCTCCTCGCAAAAAATCCGCGGCCAGGAAGGCAAATATGTCCTCAAGAAATCGATGGAACCCTACCTGCCGAACGACGTCCTCTACCGCCCGAAAATGGGCTTCTCAGTGCCGCTTGCACGCTGGTTCCGCGGCCCGCTCAAACAGC encodes:
- a CDS encoding asparagine synthetase B; protein product: EKMRSALPLGLRRPLFSTLGKLYPKADWAPRVFRAKTTFEGMARTSVEGYFHSISILRAPMRRQLFSDEFKAELGGYDASEVFREHAAKANTDDPLALIQYLDLKTYLVGDINTKVDRASMAHSLEVREPLMDHKLVEWLATLRSSQKIRGQEGKYVLKKSMEPYLPNDVLYRPKMGFSVPLARWFRGPLKQRVQESILGSRLADTGWFNQDYLQELVRSHNNGSRDYSASIWTLLMYEAFLRNVMEPEAQA